From one Oceanimonas doudoroffii genomic stretch:
- a CDS encoding capsular polysaccharide biosynthesis protein, whose product MLLTTSYGIWRQRRVLNALLAPHSLGLMPGNSPAAVVGWGMKPNTGRARNLAEWRALPFWQLEDGFVGYIGHPANGGHRLSLIVDEVGVYYDATCPNALEHMLQNLDWWNNGWQQRAETLRHDLVEHGITKYNCYAGNTLPTAVADRLNSARPRVLVIDQTKGDQSVRLGLASEASFTNMLAAARAENPSAQIIVRTHPDVLLGKKQGYLTHAAEPDVLLLADSVNPFALMAKVDRVYTVTSQLGFEALLAGKPVVCFGAPFYAGWGVTDDRITVPRRGEPRTVPQLLAAAYLRYCRYLDPVTGERCELEELLDLILAQRAPVPPVNELYAVGFSLWRRRFSPRFLRRYANKVTLVDRIPDNGVVPDSSVGAEKAMDSRPRLREDDVPSRNDKMGSGNDNNAVLVWGRKFEQQAAACSLPVWRMEDGFLRSVGLGSDLRRPGSLVIDPVGMYYDPRTPSAIEHYLKHHDFSALEIELGKRLLTYFREQSLTKYNVGTRRQLDWRAQAGGHPVILVPGQVDDDASVQLGSPFVAGNAALLKAVRAAHPDSFIVFKPHPDVVSGSRKGQVPESVLAACVDRVETEAGIVDCLNACDNVHVLTSLTGLEALVRGKPVTVWGQPFYAGWGLTTDIYPVSRRGRALSLPALIYATYAWYPTYVDYKTGLYSTPLRMARQLARERESQREPKSALLRLLHRRLRKARFLWEALTG is encoded by the coding sequence ATGCTGTTAACCACCTCTTACGGCATCTGGCGCCAGCGCCGGGTGCTTAATGCTTTGCTGGCGCCTCACTCGCTTGGGCTGATGCCCGGCAACAGCCCAGCGGCGGTGGTGGGCTGGGGTATGAAACCCAACACCGGGCGGGCGCGCAACCTGGCTGAGTGGCGTGCCCTGCCCTTCTGGCAGCTGGAAGATGGTTTTGTGGGCTATATCGGCCATCCGGCCAATGGCGGCCACCGATTGTCTCTGATCGTGGATGAGGTGGGCGTGTATTACGATGCCACTTGCCCAAATGCCCTTGAGCACATGCTGCAAAACCTGGACTGGTGGAATAATGGCTGGCAGCAACGTGCCGAGACGCTGCGCCATGATCTGGTTGAGCATGGCATTACCAAATACAACTGTTATGCCGGTAATACCCTGCCAACGGCCGTGGCAGACAGGCTGAACAGCGCCCGCCCCAGGGTGCTGGTGATTGATCAGACCAAAGGCGATCAGTCGGTACGGCTGGGGTTGGCCAGTGAAGCGTCATTTACCAATATGCTGGCTGCCGCCAGGGCCGAGAACCCTAGCGCCCAGATTATTGTGCGCACCCACCCGGATGTGCTGCTTGGGAAAAAACAGGGCTACTTAACCCATGCTGCCGAACCCGATGTGTTGCTGTTGGCCGACAGTGTGAATCCCTTTGCGCTGATGGCGAAAGTGGACAGGGTGTATACCGTGACCTCTCAGCTGGGCTTTGAGGCGCTGCTGGCCGGCAAGCCGGTGGTGTGCTTTGGCGCGCCTTTTTATGCGGGCTGGGGGGTAACCGACGATCGCATTACCGTACCGCGCCGGGGTGAACCGCGCACGGTACCGCAGCTACTGGCAGCAGCGTATTTGCGTTATTGCCGCTACCTGGATCCGGTAACCGGCGAGCGTTGCGAGCTTGAAGAACTGCTGGATTTGATCCTGGCACAACGCGCACCGGTGCCGCCGGTGAATGAGCTGTATGCGGTAGGGTTTTCGCTATGGCGGCGACGTTTTTCCCCGCGTTTTCTACGGCGGTATGCAAACAAAGTAACCTTGGTTGATCGTATTCCGGACAACGGCGTTGTGCCTGACAGTTCGGTGGGGGCTGAAAAGGCCATGGATTCCCGTCCCCGCCTGCGCGAGGATGACGTTCCTTCGCGGAATGACAAAATGGGGAGCGGGAATGACAATAATGCCGTGCTGGTATGGGGTCGCAAATTCGAGCAACAGGCAGCCGCCTGCTCATTGCCGGTGTGGCGCATGGAAGACGGCTTTTTACGCTCGGTGGGGCTGGGCTCGGATCTTCGCCGGCCGGGATCCCTGGTCATTGATCCTGTGGGCATGTATTACGATCCGCGCACGCCGAGTGCCATTGAACATTATTTAAAGCATCATGACTTTTCTGCCCTGGAGATTGAGCTGGGCAAGCGGCTGTTAACGTATTTTCGTGAGCAGTCGCTGACCAAATACAACGTAGGTACGCGCCGCCAGCTTGACTGGCGGGCGCAGGCCGGCGGTCACCCGGTCATCCTGGTGCCCGGTCAGGTGGATGACGATGCCTCGGTGCAACTGGGCAGCCCGTTCGTGGCCGGTAACGCCGCCTTGCTGAAAGCGGTGCGGGCTGCTCATCCCGATTCCTTTATCGTGTTCAAGCCGCACCCGGATGTGGTGAGCGGCAGCCGCAAGGGCCAGGTGCCGGAGAGCGTGCTGGCAGCGTGTGTAGATCGGGTGGAAACCGAGGCCGGTATTGTCGACTGCCTGAATGCCTGCGATAACGTGCATGTGCTCACGTCTTTAACCGGGCTGGAGGCGCTTGTTCGTGGCAAGCCGGTCACGGTCTGGGGCCAGCCGTTTTATGCCGGCTGGGGGCTGACCACGGATATATATCCGGTTTCCCGCCGGGGGCGTGCCCTGTCTTTGCCTGCCCTGATATATGCCACCTACGCCTGGTATCCCACCTATGTGGATTACAAAACCGGGCTTTACAGCACGCCGTTGCGCATGGCGCGCCAGCTGGCCAGGGAACGTGAAAGCCAACGCGAGCCAAAAAGCGCCCTGCTGCGACTGCTACACCGCCGCTTGCGCAAGGCACGTTTTTTATGGGAAGCGTTAACAGGCTGA
- the pgi gene encoding glucose-6-phosphate isomerase, whose amino-acid sequence MPLSTLPLFAALQHSAQHLPPLAKRFQQNSQRAQQLTFHFGQSLLVDISRQQVCTTTLAQLCELARQLNLPKAIAGLFADNCFNPSEQRAVLHTALRMPAGAVLEHNGVNIIPAVHAELAKMRRFCQRVHNGDWRGYTGQPIKDVVNIGIGGSDLGPAMVCEALAPYCTTGIRAHFVSNIDPAHLATTLARLNPATTLFVASSKSFGTDETMSNAMAARQWLLNACGNPGLVQQHFVAVSTNQRKVVEFGIAAENMFEFWSWVGGRFSLWSAIGLPIALAIGFERFEELLAGAHAMDEHLRTMPFEQNIPVLLALLTVWNHNVLGHASEGVFPYSQLMHRFPAFLQQLNMESNGKSVTLSGEQVSSATGPIVWGDVGSNSQHAFFQLLHQGTAVVPAEFIGFVNSPYDFPAHRHKLLANMLAQAEALAFGKSAADVEAELRAEGLSEQSIAELLPSKVMPGNRPSTVILCKELTPHTLGSLIAMYEHKTFVQGVLWGVNSFDQWGVELGKKLASGLVDTLMGKTDAAAHDPATQQLVQQIFEWRK is encoded by the coding sequence GTGCCGTTATCTACACTCCCTCTGTTTGCGGCGCTGCAGCACAGCGCCCAGCACCTCCCCCCCCTGGCCAAACGTTTTCAGCAAAACAGCCAGCGGGCACAACAGCTGACCTTTCATTTTGGGCAGAGCCTGCTGGTGGATATTTCCCGCCAGCAGGTGTGCACCACAACCCTGGCTCAGCTATGCGAGCTGGCCCGGCAACTGAACCTGCCTAAAGCCATTGCCGGCCTGTTTGCCGATAACTGTTTTAACCCCAGCGAGCAGCGTGCGGTGCTACACACCGCATTGCGCATGCCAGCCGGTGCCGTGCTTGAACATAATGGCGTTAACATTATTCCCGCCGTACATGCCGAGCTTGCCAAAATGCGCCGCTTTTGCCAGCGGGTGCATAACGGCGACTGGCGGGGTTACACCGGTCAGCCGATTAAAGATGTGGTGAATATAGGCATTGGCGGCTCCGATCTAGGGCCGGCGATGGTGTGCGAGGCATTGGCGCCCTATTGCACCACCGGTATTCGCGCCCATTTTGTGTCGAATATTGACCCCGCACACCTGGCCACCACCCTGGCCAGGCTTAATCCGGCCACTACCCTGTTTGTGGCGTCATCCAAAAGCTTTGGCACCGATGAAACCATGTCCAACGCCATGGCGGCCCGCCAGTGGCTGCTGAATGCCTGTGGCAACCCTGGCCTGGTGCAGCAGCATTTTGTGGCGGTATCCACCAACCAGCGCAAGGTGGTGGAGTTTGGTATTGCTGCCGAAAATATGTTCGAGTTCTGGAGCTGGGTGGGCGGGCGTTTTTCACTGTGGTCGGCCATTGGCCTGCCCATTGCACTGGCCATAGGCTTTGAGCGCTTTGAGGAACTGCTGGCCGGCGCCCACGCCATGGATGAGCACCTGCGCACCATGCCCTTTGAGCAAAACATTCCGGTATTGCTGGCGCTGCTTACGGTGTGGAACCACAACGTGCTTGGCCACGCCAGCGAAGGCGTGTTCCCCTACAGCCAGCTGATGCACCGTTTTCCAGCCTTTTTGCAGCAGCTGAACATGGAGTCGAACGGCAAGTCGGTCACCCTGAGCGGTGAGCAAGTAAGTTCAGCTACCGGCCCCATTGTGTGGGGCGATGTGGGCTCCAACAGCCAGCATGCATTTTTTCAGTTGCTGCACCAGGGCACCGCAGTGGTGCCGGCCGAGTTTATCGGCTTTGTGAATTCGCCTTACGACTTTCCCGCTCACCGCCACAAGCTGCTGGCCAATATGCTGGCCCAGGCCGAGGCGCTAGCATTTGGCAAGTCAGCGGCTGATGTTGAAGCCGAGCTGAGAGCAGAGGGCTTAAGCGAGCAGAGCATTGCCGAGCTGCTGCCTAGCAAGGTCATGCCGGGCAACCGCCCCAGCACCGTGATTTTGTGCAAGGAACTCACACCCCATACCCTGGGCAGCCTGATCGCCATGTATGAGCACAAAACCTTTGTGCAGGGTGTACTGTGGGGCGTGAACAGCTTCGATCAATGGGGCGTGGAGCTAGGCAAAAAACTCGCCAGCGGGCTGGTGGATACGCTTATGGGTAAAACCGACGCCGCTGCGCATGATCCGGCGACACAACAGCTGGTTCAGCAGATTTTTGAGTGGCGGAAGTAA
- the galU gene encoding UTP--glucose-1-phosphate uridylyltransferase GalU, with translation MKAIIPVAGLGTRMLPATKAIPKEMLPIVDKPLIQYVVSEVVAAGFKEIVLVTHSSKNSIENHFDTSFELEATLEKRVKRQLLEEVRSICPADVTIMHVRQGAAKGLGHAVLCARPMVGDEPFAVILPDVLIDDAACNLAQDNLARMRERFEAAGNSQIMVEPVPEQLVSQYGVVDCMGHEVAVDQSKPMTGIVEKPAPEEAPSNLAVVGRYVLSQAIWPLLEKTPPGAGDEIQLTDAIAELMQQERVDAYRMVGKSHDCGSKLGYMKANVEYALRHPGLGEDFARLLAGYTGAKVLPFAAGE, from the coding sequence ATGAAAGCCATCATTCCAGTTGCCGGCCTCGGCACCCGCATGCTGCCCGCCACCAAGGCCATTCCCAAGGAAATGCTGCCCATCGTAGACAAGCCGCTTATTCAGTATGTGGTGAGTGAGGTGGTGGCCGCCGGCTTCAAGGAAATTGTGCTGGTTACCCACTCCAGTAAAAACTCCATTGAAAACCACTTTGACACCAGCTTTGAGCTGGAGGCCACGCTGGAAAAACGGGTAAAGCGCCAGCTGCTGGAAGAAGTGCGCAGCATTTGCCCCGCCGACGTCACCATTATGCATGTGCGCCAGGGCGCCGCCAAAGGCCTGGGCCACGCCGTGTTGTGCGCCCGCCCCATGGTGGGTGACGAACCTTTCGCTGTGATATTGCCCGATGTACTGATAGACGATGCCGCCTGCAATCTGGCGCAAGACAACCTGGCCCGTATGCGTGAGCGCTTTGAAGCAGCAGGCAACAGCCAGATTATGGTGGAGCCGGTGCCGGAGCAGCTGGTCAGCCAGTATGGCGTAGTGGATTGCATGGGCCATGAGGTGGCCGTGGATCAAAGCAAGCCCATGACCGGCATTGTGGAAAAGCCGGCTCCGGAAGAGGCTCCGTCCAATCTGGCCGTAGTAGGCCGCTATGTGCTGAGCCAGGCCATCTGGCCGCTGCTTGAAAAAACGCCTCCCGGCGCCGGGGATGAAATTCAGCTTACCGATGCCATTGCCGAGCTGATGCAACAAGAGCGGGTAGACGCCTATCGCATGGTGGGAAAAAGCCACGACTGCGGCAGCAAGCTGGGCTATATGAAGGCCAATGTGGAATATGCCCTGCGCCACCCCGGGCTGGGTGAAGACTTCGCCAGGCTGCTGGCCGGTTACACCGGCGCCAAGGTGTTGCCCTTTGCCGCTGGCGAATAA
- a CDS encoding glycosyltransferase family 1 protein: MRYLTPAWRQWVENNRAQLGQLAFFMDDDLFDPRAHAGLPLRYRYKLWLLARRHKRWLQRMGAELWVSTPFLAKKYAEWSPLVLQPQSPYAHSTPQKTLFYHGSASHGAEFAWLYPVFEQVLAQDANLSVELIGNHRVRRQYAALPRVHVLHPMSWPAYQALLARPGRTIGLVPLLNNRFNAARAPTKFFDITQAGAVGIYADHPIYRSVIRHPYNGLLLPMDQQAWVNAILRLSENKEERKKMCNNAARLLQRPYS, encoded by the coding sequence GTGCGTTACCTCACCCCAGCCTGGCGACAATGGGTGGAGAACAACCGCGCACAGCTGGGCCAGCTGGCGTTTTTTATGGACGACGATCTGTTCGATCCGCGTGCCCATGCCGGTTTGCCGCTGCGCTATCGTTACAAGCTCTGGCTGCTGGCCCGGCGGCATAAACGCTGGCTGCAGCGCATGGGGGCCGAGCTGTGGGTCTCCACACCATTTCTGGCGAAGAAGTATGCCGAGTGGTCGCCACTGGTGCTGCAGCCACAGTCACCCTATGCGCACTCAACGCCACAAAAAACGCTGTTTTATCATGGCTCGGCGTCTCACGGGGCGGAGTTTGCGTGGTTGTATCCGGTGTTTGAACAGGTGCTGGCACAGGATGCCAACCTGAGCGTGGAGCTAATCGGAAACCATAGAGTGCGCAGGCAGTATGCCGCCCTGCCCCGGGTACATGTGCTGCACCCCATGAGCTGGCCAGCCTACCAGGCCTTGCTGGCTCGCCCGGGCCGCACCATTGGTCTGGTGCCACTGCTGAATAACCGTTTTAACGCCGCCCGGGCGCCCACCAAGTTTTTTGATATTACTCAGGCTGGCGCCGTGGGTATTTATGCGGATCATCCGATTTATCGTTCTGTCATCCGGCACCCATACAATGGACTATTACTGCCCATGGATCAGCAAGCCTGGGTGAATGCCATTTTGCGGTTAAGTGAAAATAAAGAAGAGCGAAAAAAAATGTGTAACAATGCCGCGCGCTTATTACAACGCCCTTATTCGTAA
- a CDS encoding glycosyltransferase family 2 protein, with amino-acid sequence MMPVAQQAITSSMQRIELNTSNLDGSGWILVSGQLQYDGPELEARLVIEPVHGKLLVLDMPITLKGKLYELIRLTAAKQMWLEVKSMGPAGGLDTVTVTRTNLATARYLMWRRLYNTYTTATPAQRRVLGLHPLAMLRAPYSAYALIGKSRYYTASPSYARWIEQSEHFTPAVARRLKRAVKKQAFTGVMFEVVIDARQAASPAIVQQTLNSLQQQLEIAPAACKVLLTAQQKHDWVSLFKHAEPIAVEALAETHWPDNHWVLLLQAGTRMAPWALAWLAAEARKPNIAFIYSDHDYWLHNARENPQFKPDWSPELARSAGFVGSAFALRGHVLTRALATCGFNSPYELMLESTVHLKDSAVCHIPAVLFHYGAAESSTTERSALEQYFQRHQVAATVCEQGNYLRVRYALPQALPKVSIVVPTRDALHYLQTCVDSLLQKTTWPNYELLVVDNQSSAPATLAYFEQISRHHNVKVLRYDKPFNFSAINNFAVAHASGDVICLLNNDTEVISPDWLEEMVSRLLQPGVGVVGARLYFSDGRIQHAGDVLGPGGCATHLHGILEENDPGYMHRAVLAQDLSAVTAACLVTHKALYQQLKGLNETHLPVAFNDVDYCLRVREAGLRVIYTPYAELYHHESISRGKDDSAEKQARAKGETQYMRSRWGHIIERDPFYNPNLNYSQPDFRLGKIPRVEWPW; translated from the coding sequence ATGATGCCGGTAGCTCAACAAGCAATAACCAGCTCAATGCAGCGCATTGAGCTGAACACAAGCAATCTCGACGGCTCGGGCTGGATACTGGTTAGTGGTCAGTTGCAGTATGATGGCCCCGAACTGGAAGCCAGGCTCGTTATAGAGCCGGTGCATGGCAAGCTTCTTGTTCTTGATATGCCCATAACCCTCAAGGGCAAGTTGTATGAACTGATTAGGCTGACTGCTGCAAAACAGATGTGGCTGGAAGTAAAAAGCATGGGGCCTGCCGGCGGGCTTGATACCGTCACCGTAACTCGTACAAACTTGGCCACCGCTCGTTATTTGATGTGGCGCCGGCTGTATAACACCTATACCACCGCCACCCCGGCACAACGGCGTGTACTGGGTTTGCATCCGCTCGCCATGCTGCGCGCTCCTTATTCGGCGTATGCACTGATTGGCAAGAGCCGTTATTACACAGCCTCACCTTCCTACGCTCGGTGGATTGAACAGAGCGAGCATTTTACTCCGGCCGTTGCCCGACGCCTGAAACGCGCGGTAAAAAAACAGGCGTTTACCGGTGTCATGTTTGAGGTAGTCATAGACGCTCGCCAGGCCGCCTCGCCTGCCATCGTGCAACAAACCCTGAATTCGCTGCAGCAGCAACTGGAAATCGCACCGGCAGCGTGCAAGGTGTTGCTGACTGCGCAGCAAAAGCATGACTGGGTATCGCTGTTCAAACATGCCGAACCCATCGCGGTTGAGGCACTGGCGGAAACACACTGGCCCGATAACCACTGGGTGTTGCTGCTGCAGGCTGGCACCCGCATGGCACCCTGGGCGCTGGCCTGGCTGGCCGCAGAGGCACGCAAGCCGAATATTGCCTTTATCTATTCGGATCACGACTACTGGCTGCATAACGCACGGGAAAACCCGCAGTTCAAACCCGACTGGTCGCCAGAACTGGCCCGCAGCGCCGGCTTTGTGGGATCGGCCTTTGCCCTGCGCGGCCATGTGCTGACCCGGGCCCTGGCCACCTGTGGCTTTAACTCGCCCTATGAGCTGATGCTGGAATCGACTGTACACCTGAAGGACAGCGCGGTCTGTCATATTCCTGCCGTACTGTTTCACTATGGTGCGGCCGAGAGCTCAACGACGGAGCGTTCTGCCCTGGAACAGTATTTTCAGCGCCATCAGGTAGCCGCCACCGTGTGTGAGCAGGGGAATTATTTAAGAGTGCGTTATGCGTTGCCGCAGGCCTTGCCCAAAGTCTCCATTGTGGTGCCCACCCGCGATGCGCTGCACTATCTGCAAACCTGTGTAGACAGCCTGCTGCAAAAAACCACCTGGCCCAACTACGAGCTGCTGGTGGTAGACAACCAAAGCAGTGCGCCTGCAACCCTGGCGTATTTTGAGCAGATATCCCGCCACCACAATGTAAAAGTGCTGCGCTATGACAAGCCGTTTAACTTTTCAGCCATTAACAATTTCGCGGTGGCGCACGCCAGTGGCGATGTGATTTGTTTGCTGAACAACGATACCGAAGTGATAAGCCCCGACTGGCTGGAAGAAATGGTATCGCGCCTGCTGCAACCAGGCGTGGGAGTAGTAGGCGCCCGCCTGTACTTCAGTGATGGCAGAATTCAGCACGCCGGCGACGTGTTGGGCCCCGGCGGTTGCGCCACCCATTTGCACGGCATACTGGAAGAAAACGATCCCGGTTATATGCACCGGGCTGTGCTGGCTCAGGACTTGTCGGCGGTTACCGCTGCCTGCCTGGTGACTCACAAAGCGCTGTATCAGCAGCTGAAAGGACTTAACGAAACCCACCTGCCTGTAGCCTTTAACGATGTAGATTATTGTCTGCGAGTCAGAGAAGCCGGGCTTCGCGTGATTTACACGCCTTATGCCGAGCTTTACCACCACGAGTCGATATCTCGCGGCAAAGATGACTCGGCGGAAAAACAGGCCCGGGCAAAAGGTGAAACACAATATATGCGCAGCCGCTGGGGCCACATTATTGAGCGGGATCCGTTTTATAACCCCAACCTCAACTATTCCCAGCCCGACTTCCGGCTGGGTAAAATCCCCCGGGTGGAGTGGCCGTGGTAA
- a CDS encoding class I SAM-dependent methyltransferase, with product MQYQSFPGVKGGSASSQKLAALRLPPLSGKRFLDVGCNEGFFCGYALFEGASQVVGMDKSADAIGKARVRFPDAEFVNQSWDTLPDGRFDVITLLSALHYAEDQEALIHRLMSLLTDDGLLVLEISMAPGTQNEWVKVQRAIDERFFPTRIKLGHILKDYAWKVIGHSVMQAGDPLQRYVVHVRKLKPYAWLLIQEPGSGKSTICRRMFGGKPGIPVISGDRTYLQISQGKLNVSDELRALVSEGFTTATIDKTTRKVLEQGMAIELVQLWSNQAGFRDFALDSYVPAEFHQQIKDALQALGYFPVEVSWNASTPLTKAQTATSKARQYEKHLKKEQTAFTGEYVQVAKQLKKELKPLIQWHLDSPGNGALHTSAGTIRVAGWAITKEYLQASYLLYVTGPEEAARLFTPDRARKDVLNAVFGNTEAAPMFWQEHPCGFSFELPANWLEHGIEFGLVINDARIPLAHLSTSRPKAAGLSSQLVQGLKRLRS from the coding sequence ATGCAGTATCAATCATTTCCCGGCGTTAAGGGCGGTTCGGCCTCATCACAAAAACTGGCCGCGTTACGCCTGCCCCCTCTGTCTGGCAAGCGTTTTCTGGATGTAGGCTGTAACGAAGGTTTTTTCTGTGGCTATGCCCTGTTTGAAGGTGCCAGTCAGGTAGTGGGCATGGATAAATCGGCAGATGCCATTGGCAAGGCCAGAGTGCGTTTTCCTGATGCGGAGTTTGTTAACCAGTCCTGGGATACACTGCCTGATGGCCGTTTTGATGTTATCACCCTGCTTTCTGCCCTGCATTATGCCGAAGATCAGGAAGCGCTCATCCACCGGCTGATGAGCCTGCTGACCGATGATGGCCTGCTGGTACTGGAGATCAGCATGGCACCGGGAACGCAGAATGAATGGGTTAAAGTACAGCGCGCCATTGACGAGCGTTTTTTTCCTACCCGTATCAAGCTGGGCCACATTCTCAAAGACTATGCCTGGAAGGTAATTGGCCACAGCGTAATGCAAGCCGGTGATCCGCTGCAACGTTATGTGGTGCATGTGCGCAAGCTCAAGCCCTATGCATGGCTACTCATCCAGGAACCAGGATCAGGCAAGTCCACTATTTGCCGGCGCATGTTCGGCGGAAAACCCGGTATTCCGGTTATTTCTGGCGATCGCACCTACCTGCAGATCAGCCAGGGCAAGCTCAATGTATCCGATGAGCTGCGTGCTTTGGTCAGCGAGGGCTTTACTACCGCTACCATAGACAAAACAACCCGGAAGGTATTGGAGCAGGGTATGGCAATCGAGCTGGTACAACTGTGGAGCAACCAGGCCGGGTTCCGTGACTTTGCACTTGACTCTTACGTACCTGCCGAGTTTCACCAGCAAATAAAGGATGCACTGCAAGCACTGGGCTACTTTCCGGTTGAAGTGTCGTGGAATGCCAGCACACCGCTTACCAAAGCACAAACAGCCACCAGCAAAGCCAGGCAGTATGAAAAACATCTAAAAAAGGAGCAAACGGCTTTTACCGGCGAGTATGTTCAGGTTGCCAAACAACTTAAAAAAGAACTCAAACCATTGATCCAATGGCATCTGGACTCCCCTGGCAATGGTGCTTTACATACCAGTGCAGGCACCATTCGTGTTGCCGGCTGGGCAATAACCAAAGAATATCTGCAAGCCAGCTACCTTCTTTATGTCACCGGGCCGGAAGAGGCAGCTCGCTTATTTACTCCGGATAGAGCCAGAAAAGACGTACTGAACGCCGTGTTCGGCAACACCGAAGCCGCCCCTATGTTTTGGCAGGAACATCCCTGTGGTTTTAGCTTTGAACTGCCTGCAAACTGGCTGGAGCACGGCATTGAGTTCGGCCTGGTTATCAATGATGCCCGCATTCCACTAGCGCATCTCTCCACCTCACGCCCCAAGGCTGCTGGTCTGAGCTCTCAACTTGTTCAGGGTTTAAAGCGGTTACGAAGCTGA